The genomic interval GCCGTCGGACGACAACGTCAACTCCTACACCTTCTGCGTGGAGCTCAAGGGGAGCCGGTGGTTCCTGCAGAAGGGCAAGATGATCGCCTACTACGGGCAGATCCAGTTCGACGGCATCGGACACGGCCGGTTCGAGCGGCTGGTGCGCGCCGGCTTCCACTCGCCGCTGCACGCGAGCGACTGGGTGCTGGCCGAGGGCAGCGGGAAGATGCTGCTGGCGGACCGGGCGTTCGACGTGAACTCCTTCAACCTGGAGGACGGGAACCTCACCATCCGGTCCGGGAACCTGCTGGCGTACCAGCCGACGATGGCGCTGAAGCAGTCGATCGTGCCGGGGTTCGTGACGCTGATCGGCACGGGGAAGTTCGTGGCCGCCTCGAACGGCCCGGTGGTGTTCATGGAGCCGCCGCTGCGGGTGGATCCGCAGGCACTGGTGGGCTGGGCCGACTGCCCCTCCCCGTGCCACCACTACGACCACGGCTACATGACGGGCGTGATGGGCGGTATCCGGTCCCTCACGGGGATCGGCGGGACATCGGGCGAGGAGCACCAGTTCGAGTTCGTCGGGGCGGGCACGGTGCTGCTCCAGTCGAGCGAGGCGCTGATGGCGGAGCAGGCGGCGGGAGCGGTCCCGAACGAGCCGGGCGTTCCGGGTGGCGGGGGTCAACCCGGATCCGCTCCGCGCATGCCCGGCCAGCTGGGGGACCTCCAGCGTCGCTTCGGGTTGTGAGCGGTAGTCTGCGGAGTGTGACGTCGAACGCCTGCGCCCAGCCGTCGGTGCTTGCCGACGGGCCCCTCGGCACAACCGCGGGCCGGGAGTGCCCGTCGTCACACCCCCCAATTTCGTCCGGCTTTCAACTTCTTAGGTAGAATCCACATATGGAGACCGAGACGGCCACCCGCTGGCTGAGCGACGCGGAGCAGTGCGCCTGGCGCACCCACCTGGACGTCAGCAGGCTGCTGATGCACCAACTGGAGAAGGACCTCCAGCCGTTCGGACTGACCATGAACGACTACGAGATCCTGGTCAACCTCTCCGAATCGGACGACCAGCGCATGCGGATGAGCGACCTCGCCGCCGCCACCCTTCAGTCCAAGAGCCGGCTCTCGCACCAGATCACCCGGATGGAGACCGCCGGGCTGGTCCGCCGCACCCACTGCGAATCGGACCGGCGCGGACTGTTCGCGGTCCTCACCGAGCACGGCGCGGAGACGATGCGCAAGGTCGCCCCGCACCACGTCGCCTCGGTGCGGCAGCACTTCATGGACCTGCTGTCCCCCGAGGCGCTCGCCGACCTGAACGCCGCGCTGACCCCGATCGCGGAGCACCTGCGCGGCAAGCGCGGCAAGCTGTAGGGGTCCGGGACCGTCAGGCGGAGCGGGGCAGCCACAGCCGGAAGGCCGCACCGCCCTCGGCCGCCGCGTGCACCGTCAGCGTCC from Streptomyces sp. CA-278952 carries:
- a CDS encoding AIM24 family protein, with protein sequence MSTPPVLDPMTLPSDDNVNSYTFCVELKGSRWFLQKGKMIAYYGQIQFDGIGHGRFERLVRAGFHSPLHASDWVLAEGSGKMLLADRAFDVNSFNLEDGNLTIRSGNLLAYQPTMALKQSIVPGFVTLIGTGKFVAASNGPVVFMEPPLRVDPQALVGWADCPSPCHHYDHGYMTGVMGGIRSLTGIGGTSGEEHQFEFVGAGTVLLQSSEALMAEQAAGAVPNEPGVPGGGGQPGSAPRMPGQLGDLQRRFGL
- a CDS encoding MarR family winged helix-turn-helix transcriptional regulator; the encoded protein is METETATRWLSDAEQCAWRTHLDVSRLLMHQLEKDLQPFGLTMNDYEILVNLSESDDQRMRMSDLAAATLQSKSRLSHQITRMETAGLVRRTHCESDRRGLFAVLTEHGAETMRKVAPHHVASVRQHFMDLLSPEALADLNAALTPIAEHLRGKRGKL